DNA from Halomonas sp. GFAJ-1:
CGATAAGCCTCCTGCGCTTGGCTGGCGCTGACCGGCGTTAGCCATACCTCGGTACCGGGCAAACACTGGGCAAGGGTGGCGCAGGCCATCGGGGTGAGGGCACCTAGACGAGGGTAGCCGCCGATGGTCTGACGGTCATTCATCAGCACAATAGGTTGCCCATCGGGGGGGATTTGTACCGCGCCAAGGGGAATGCCTTCAGAGATGATACCGCCCTGTGTACTCAATAGCGGTTGGCCGGTTAGGCGGATGCCCATGCGGTCAGCGCGGTTATCCACTTTCCAAGGCTGATTAAACGCTCGAAAAAGCCCCCGGCCACTGAAAGAGGCGATTTGTGAGCCGAGTACGATGGGTAAGCGGCAGCCTGAGTTGGGCATCGACAGGTCATGATGTTCAGGGATACGGCGTACCGCCGGTGCAGTGCCTTTCCAGGTTAAGCAGTCGCCTACTTGCAGTGGTTTACCATCTTCGTGCAGGCCGCCAACCTGCTCCCGTGCGGTGCAGGCACGGCTGCCGAGCACTTCAGATGCATGTAAGCCGCCGGGAAAGGCTAAATAGGCGCGTAAGCCTTTGCGTGGCTGGCGAAACACTAAAGACTGCCCTGGCTGGAGCTTAAAGCTTAGGTTAGGCGCCAGCGGCTTGCCGTCGAGGGTAGCGGCCAAATCAGCACCGGTCAGCGCCAAGCGAACCTCGCTGTTGGTTTCTAGCGTTAGGTTACCGCCCATGACGATTTCCAGCGCGGCGCTATCTGGTGCATTGCCAAGCAGCCAGTTGGCCCAGCGAAACGCTATCCAATCGGCGGCACCACCTTGAGTAAATCCCAGGTGGCCCACGCCAAAGCGCCCAAGGTCTTGAACGAGTGCGAGCGGTCCTGCTTGTTTGACGGTTAGCATTGCTTGGCTCATGGACGCTCCTCCATCGGCGAGGTATCACCACCCGATGCTTCGAACTCAGCCTTGGTAATTGCTTTAAAGCGCACTTTATCGCCTGGCCGCAATAAAGGTTCGCCCCGTTTGGCGTAGTCAAACAGCGGCACGGGGGTACGCCCTAAAATATTCCACCCTCCTGGGGAGGGCAGTGGGTAAATAGCCGTTTGGCGCTCGGCAATCCCAACACTACCTGCCGTCACCCGGCGGCGTGGTGTTTTCAGCCTGGGTGTGGCTAAGCGTTCATCCACTAAGCCCATAAAGCCGTAGCCGGGCGCGAAGCCAAGCGCGAAGACACAGTAATCGTGGTTACAGTGACGCTCAATGAGAGCACCAACACTCAGCCCTGCGCGTTCAGCGACCAGCGGTAGCTCTGGGCCGACGCTTTCGTCATACCAAACGGGGATTTCGTGTAGTTGGCCGTGCTGGTTCTCAGCAGGCGTTAAATGGCGTAAGGCGTCGCGGATCAGCGTGGTGGCCTGGGCAAAAGGGAGCTGTTGACAGTCGTAGTGCACCAGCAACGAGGTGTAGGAGGGAATCAGGTCTATAAGGGCATTGCCAAAGGCCTCGCGTAAAGCGTGATCGGCGGCAATAATCCATGCCATATTGGTTTCGTCGATCTCATCGAAGAGGCGCACGGTAAGTGCGTCCATTGCCGCTGTTTCTAAGCGCAGTTTCACGCGGACTCCAGTGCTGTAAAGGCCTCTCGGATAGCGCGAACGGCGGCAACGGATTCCGGGTTATCGCCGTGAACACATAACGTGTCACAGGGAAGATTGAGCGCTGTGCCATCGCGGGCCGTCAACGCTTCCCCTTTTGCGAGCGCCACGGCCTGAGCGACGATGGTCGCTTGATCGTGGTGAACGGCGCCTGGTAGGCGGCGTGAGGCAAGGTGACCGCTGGCTTCATAGGCGCGATCGGCAAAGGTTTCAAACCAAAGGGTTATACCCATCTTGGCGGCTAGTTCACGGTGAGGTTCAGGATCAGCCGTGGCCATGACCATCAGTGGAAGGTGGGCATCGTAAGCCCGAACAGCGCGCATGACGCCTTCCAAAAGTTCAAGGTTTGCCGCCATATCGTTATACATTGCCCCGTGGGGTTTTATATAGCGAAGCGAAGCACCTTCTGCTTGGCAAATACCCGCCAGCGCGCCCACTTGGTAAAGCACCATATCTTCCACTTCAGCGGGTGAGCAGGCCATAGAGCGGCGGCCAAAGCCCATCAAGTCAGGATAACCAGGGTGTGCGCCGATGCGCACGTTATGTTTGGCAGCGAGAGCAACGGTACGACGCATAACGTGGGGATCAGAGGCGTGGTAGCCGCAGGCAATGTTGGCACAGTCAACGTGGGGCATTACCTCAGCATCCAGACCAATCGACCAATTGCCGAAGCTTTCGCCCATATCGCAGTTAAGCAGCGGGATTGCCATAACGTCTCCTGGGTGGGGGTTATTAGCTCTTAAGAGCTTTTATTAATTAAAAGTAGTTAAAAAACAGCGTTATTAGTTGTTGTTTGTAAATGGCTAATATAGTGATCGCAGTTATTTAATTATCAGTGTAAAGCCAATATATGGAGCTGACTCGCTAAGTTCCAATCGTTTTTAGCGATATTAAGTATCGGCACTTTCTATCATGCTGTTATTTAGTGGAAAAATAGTTGACGCTGAGGTTCTATACGATTATCAACTAAATAAAGCGTTTCAATAAAAAGACAAAAAAGAAGCGCATACGCCAGCCAGACACCGCAGAGCCAACGCCTGAATAGGCGAGGTGATGCATCATGGAACGGTAAGGTAAGCCAGTGCATCGGCGCCTGTGCAGGATCCTAGAAAATGTATGTAAAAATGCTGGTTAGGCAAGATTATGCTCGATTTTAAAGAACTCGAAGCGTTTGTGTGGGCAGTCCGGTTCGGCTCCTTTCGTAAGGCGGCAGTGCGCTTACATATTACTCAGCCCTCTGTATCTGAGCGTATATCACGCTTGGAAACGACGGTGGGAGAGCTGCTGCTTGAGCGCTCGGCCCGGCCAATTCAGCCTACTATGCGCGGTCGGGAGTTCTTCTTGCACGCAGAGCGCATGTTGGAACAGCGCGATGAAGCGCTGAAGCTATTTGATAGTGAAGAAGCGTTTTCAGCACCGCTAAGGCTCGGCACAATTGAAACTATTGTTCACAGCTGGTTTCCGGTATTTATGCAGCGCCTTACCGAGCGCTACCCCAAGCTGATGATTGAACTCACCGTTGACTACTCGCCTGCGCTGAATGATCGGCTGATGAGTAACGAGCTGGATATTTTATTAGCGATGAATGGCTACTTATCGCCAGAGCATATTGAGTACGACACGCTAAGCCCTTATGAGATGGGTATGTTTGTAGCTCCTCGTCACGCCGAGATGCTCAGTGAACGTCCTCATGCGTGGTGCCGCACGCTACCCTTTATCTCCTTTGGTAAATTAGCCAGGCCTTATGAAGAGCTTGTCCGCTATTTGGCCGACCAAGGCCTGAAGCAGCCGCGTATTCATAGCGTTAGTACGTTAATGACGATAGTACGGTTAACCATCGAAGGGTTGGGTATAGGTGCACTACCCGTGGCCACGGTGCTGGATGAGTGGCGACGAGGGGAGTTATACCGCATCGCGCTGCCCAAGCCTTTGCCGCCAATGAACTATGATGTGATATGGCGCAGCGCCAGCCATCCACGCTTTTGCCGCAGCGTAGGACGCCTAGCCCAGGAGTGTGCCACCCAGTATGCAAGCGCTAGGCACGCGGAAATGGCAACGTCGCATTTTACTGGGCTCTGGGTGCCGCCCAACGCCTCCGTTTTTACCCCCGAAGCAACACCTCCATTAATATGAATAAGAGGACTTATCCCATGCGTACACGCATTTTTACTCCGCTACTTCTCGCCACTGCCTGTAGTCTCGCTGCCACGGCACATGCCGCCCAGTGGACAATGGCGACTCCCTACGGCGATGCCAGCTTCCATACCCAAAACACCAAGCAGTTTGCAGAGGATGTGGCGGAAGCGACCAATGGTGAGCTGACCATTACGGTTCACAGCGGTGGTTCGCTAGTCTCCCATGGTGAAATTAAGCCATCGGTACGCCGGGGCACGATTGATGCGGGAGAGGTGTTCCTTTCGGTGCTCTCTAACGATGATCCGATTTTTGAAGTTGACACGTTGCCGGGCGTGGCGGGTAGTTACGAAGAGGCCTACGCCTTATGGGAAGCCACTAAGCCAATGATTACCGAGCTATTCGCTTATGAAGGATTGGTTCCTTTATACGCCGTTGCTTGGCCTGCCCAGGGCATTTACACCGCTAAGCCGCTAACAGACCCCGCGCAGTTTGAAGGCTTACGCGTTCGAGCGCCGAACATCAATACCCAGCGCTTCGTGAATAACCTGGGCGGCAGCCCAACTGAAACCGAAGAGTCTGACATCCCCACGGCATTTAGCACTGGCCGCGTAGACGCCATGATTACGTCAAGCGCGACCGGCAACGCCATGGCTGCCTGGGATTATGTATCCGACTACACCGACGCCAACCTGTGGCTGCCCAAAAATATTGTGTTCATGAGTCAGCGTAGCTTTGACCGT
Protein-coding regions in this window:
- a CDS encoding allophanate hydrolase translates to MSQAMLTVKQAGPLALVQDLGRFGVGHLGFTQGGAADWIAFRWANWLLGNAPDSAALEIVMGGNLTLETNSEVRLALTGADLAATLDGKPLAPNLSFKLQPGQSLVFRQPRKGLRAYLAFPGGLHASEVLGSRACTAREQVGGLHEDGKPLQVGDCLTWKGTAPAVRRIPEHHDLSMPNSGCRLPIVLGSQIASFSGRGLFRAFNQPWKVDNRADRMGIRLTGQPLLSTQGGIISEGIPLGAVQIPPDGQPIVLMNDRQTIGGYPRLGALTPMACATLAQCLPGTEVWLTPVSASQAQEAYRQQLSVWA
- a CDS encoding allophanate hydrolase, producing MKLRLETAAMDALTVRLFDEIDETNMAWIIAADHALREAFGNALIDLIPSYTSLLVHYDCQQLPFAQATTLIRDALRHLTPAENQHGQLHEIPVWYDESVGPELPLVAERAGLSVGALIERHCNHDYCVFALGFAPGYGFMGLVDERLATPRLKTPRRRVTAGSVGIAERQTAIYPLPSPGGWNILGRTPVPLFDYAKRGEPLLRPGDKVRFKAITKAEFEASGGDTSPMEERP
- a CDS encoding LysR family transcriptional regulator produces the protein MLDFKELEAFVWAVRFGSFRKAAVRLHITQPSVSERISRLETTVGELLLERSARPIQPTMRGREFFLHAERMLEQRDEALKLFDSEEAFSAPLRLGTIETIVHSWFPVFMQRLTERYPKLMIELTVDYSPALNDRLMSNELDILLAMNGYLSPEHIEYDTLSPYEMGMFVAPRHAEMLSERPHAWCRTLPFISFGKLARPYEELVRYLADQGLKQPRIHSVSTLMTIVRLTIEGLGIGALPVATVLDEWRRGELYRIALPKPLPPMNYDVIWRSASHPRFCRSVGRLAQECATQYASARHAEMATSHFTGLWVPPNASVFTPEATPPLI
- a CDS encoding C4-dicarboxylate ABC transporter substrate-binding protein; this encodes MRTRIFTPLLLATACSLAATAHAAQWTMATPYGDASFHTQNTKQFAEDVAEATNGELTITVHSGGSLVSHGEIKPSVRRGTIDAGEVFLSVLSNDDPIFEVDTLPGVAGSYEEAYALWEATKPMITELFAYEGLVPLYAVAWPAQGIYTAKPLTDPAQFEGLRVRAPNINTQRFVNNLGGSPTETEESDIPTAFSTGRVDAMITSSATGNAMAAWDYVSDYTDANLWLPKNIVFMSQRSFDRLDEAAQDALLEAAARAEERGWQMSRDNNDTSIAALIDNGVTVSEPNETVADALRAAGEELFADWEARADDEAKQALEAYREQLSN